GTTTATATCTAAAATGATCACTGCATTGTCACAGAAACGATCTGCTATAATCTGAGTTACAGCCTTGATACATACAGTTGAGAGAAGCATTACTGGCCTACTGATATAATGACCTTAAACCTACAGAGAGATTATCTAAATAGCATCAATAAGAAATCCACTCCAGTATAGATTCATTTCATAACACATTGGCTGAGGCATTGTGCTCAGAGGAAGTTAGGCGCTGCCAGTTGGCCTGCAGAGGGGTTGTTGCACAGGGGAGAGGGGTTGCCTCGTGCATGCAGGGGGTGGAAGTGTGtggttgtgtgcatgtgtcctgtcttactgtgtgtgtgtgtgtgtggtgcacaGTCGGTGTGAACAGAAGGCACAAGTGAGGGGGACTGAGATAAAAGATATGCATGACCTCCTCGCTGCCTTATGCCGccttaaaaaaatgtcttatgTAACTGAAACCAGCTCTGAACTAATGTGGGATTGTTTGTTTATCTCCCACGGAGTAAAAACTTTCTGGACAGTCACCCTTTCCGGAGAAATCATTGCATAAGACCTATTTACttttgcaacacacacaaagacaaatccAGCATCtcttatgtatttttctttctggtctccatctttattatctttatctATTCATTCGCTAAAAACACAGTTCAAGTAcggccaaaacacacacattcactccacaacaatcacacaggaaaaagaaaagcagcaaatcctaaTTTCCAAAACTGTTCAAtttgacatatttatgtattttataggCTCAAGTATTGGATAATTTTTAGTTGATGTTATTTTTAGTTCTGCTCAATTAAGATGGAACAAGGAATCGAAATGTTATGATCAAAAAGATCACTCTAAAGGTCACAGAAACAATCTGCTAATTTAATATAATTAGTTACAGCCTACAACTGTCTTTGCCtgaatttacatttgttttactgtgttttttatgCACCAAATACTAGGTCAAAGTAATTGTAAAAAGaaacctaaataaataaaatatattatttatggtGCTCATTTAGAAGCTAAAGGTTGAGTTTTTCTTTGGcattattgttcaaaaagtTGCATAAAGTGACCTTATAATTTGTGcggtcttccctttcctgtagagtatAGCGACTATGTAACAGCGCTGCTGTTGGTAACTGATCCAGCACATTGTgcgtgataagctaaggggcgggacatctcaaagaGATTGGCAAATCACTatgagccagccagctaaccaatcagagcagattgggctctggtttcagacagagggtgaaaaatatgaccttttttaattaaagcaatagaggcacacaatacaaatatcatCCTGAAAATCAGAATCGGAATACTTTTAACCGTCTCACtgaggggaaatttaaaaaactagcataatatgtcctctttaaggaTTAATCGGCTTATAAGAAAAGTCAATTAACTTCCTTGACTTATTGTCTTAGCTCTAACATAGTTAAAGTTGTCTCATTTtgataaaatatgattttttttaatacacaatataCGTTAGAAGACATGTTTCACATCAATTCTTTGAGTACCACACAATTtctcacagtttaaaaaaggcTCAAAAGAATATCTGTCCAGTTCACGTTGCATCTTTTATCAAAAGGCACAGTCTTATCTTTTGAGTCCAACTGCTTCCATTTGCTTTCTTTGAGAGTAGAGAGGGCAGTTTCATTGCATCAACTAATGTTTGCTCAACTGaaaggcttgtgtgtgtgtgtgtgtttgtgtgtgctggcAGGGGGCTGCTAATGTGTGGGAGGTGGACGGAGCTAGGAGTTGTGTCCTCTGTAGATCTCTCTGCCTCCTCGTTCTCAAGCCTTACATCACCCTGGATAGTTATGTGACGGGCGCTTTGATTCCCACCATAATACTAGTTATTGATAGACTATAGTTGTGTAAGTTGTTCTACTTTGTCAACTATTCCCACAGACTGAGCTAACCTTCGGGGCTTTTTGAATTAAAGGGctataatattttcattaatgTCTCAGCAGAGATTTTATCAACGCAACATGAGAGTTACTTAGTTCCGGTAGAAGCTTATTAGAAGTATCTATTCCTGGTGTAATTATATCCTGCTTTTATTTGCAAGGGAAGCTTCGGTTGCACATTTAGCCCCCGAGGACAGGAGTAGGAAATTAAATCTTAGCGTTGGTGTGTGGGGGGTGATTAGGTGGCAGAGGGAAGACAATAGAGAGCGGACATCCTGTCAGTCTGTTTTTAGCACAGGAGCCTTCCTGAGAGTTAAAGAAAGACTACATATAGCTCTGCCGTTTATGGGATGGTGAGAAATATGTGTTTCCTGCACAgcatatttcatgttttcttaaCTAAGATGTTGGGTATACGGATGAGTCAGCAATCAGGGAAAACGATGATATCATTTTGTGGATTGGTTAATAAATGGCCTTAGTAGAGAGTAACATGTAAAGTAAAACTGCTCCTGGTTAATAAAGGCACTGGCTATggtgtcatgttcgccacacacacacacacacacacacacacacacacacacacacacacacacacacacacactcattatgGTGTTAATTAACCTTTAAAGTAGTATAATATCCACATTTATCCTTGCCATTTTCTTGATCGTTAAACAGCTGTTTCATtctgtttcttgtctttgtgctaagctaagctaaccagctgttGGCTGTGGCTTCCTATTTAACCCTACACTAGGAAGCAAATAAGCATGTTAAACCTTTGCTTTGAATACTTTTCATCTTACCTGTCTTTTATTAACAGTGGCAGACGGGGACTTAATTTGACAGACAGATTCATTTCCCGTCTGTATTTTGGCACTTTATCTGATACTGTGTACGTAAGCCAGACTCAAAATCTCAGAAAGTCTATCCTAAAGTATGGTGGTAGTTTTGTTCCATGAGACATCTGGTGTTTGTTTTGACTCAAACAAAAGGTTTGTAGATAAAGTTTGGTATTGACCAACAATGGAAAGATGTGATTGGTACAGAGTTGCACTGACCATGAGGGAATTTGCTTTACTGGAAGGAAATGTGTCAGTGGGAAGGCATCCAGTTTAGCCAAAGTATTTGCTCTTTTATCAGTTTGGCAGGCTGCTATGTTACTGTTTGTACTGTGTGAAAGTGAGGAGGATGATTGTGACAAAACGTTATAAAGGAGTGTTAACTGCCCACTTCCTAAATAACTTTTAATACAGTGTATGCTGTTTCTGAGGACATTTCTAAGTGCGTGTTGTCTCTGCAGGTTCTCCTTACTACGACAACGTCAGACCCCTCTGCTACAGCGACTCCGACGCAGTGCTCCTATGCTTCGACATCAGCCGACCAGACACAGTAGACAGTGCGCTAAAGAAGGTATTAACCTTATTCCTATTATAAACTGATATAAACCAAAGTAAAGGACCTATTTTAAGATACTAAACATCCATCACATATACATATATCCATTCTCAAATGATGAACCATGGAATACTCAAATTTGCACAGCTTATCATATAGTCTAAATggcaaaatatttaaatccagTTTACTCCAATCTTTATGAGTCCTATGTGTATTTACCCAAAGTGTATTAAAAGAACTTTGCAGCGACACTGTTTTGACACCTGTTCCTCTTCTCCTCGCAGTGGAAAGCAGAGATCCAGGACTTCTGTCCGAGCACACGGATCCTACTAATAGGCTGTAAGACAGACCTGCGCACAGACGTGTGCACACGCATGGAGCTGTCCAATCAGAAACAAACTCCCGTCTCACATGAACAGGTTTGTCCCATGActtctgtttcctcctctgtgcGTCTGTTTAGGTTTCTGTCTCATGTCTAGACTGGGTAGTCGTAGCAAAGTTCCCCTTTGTCTTCTTTTTCCagagtttaaatgtattttcttcacattttagGGTTTGTCCTTTGCCAAGCAGCTCGGAGCAGAGACTTACCTAGAGTGCTCCGCCTTCACATCAGAGAAAAGCATCAACAGTGTTTTCCGTACTGCTGCTCTGGCCTGCATGAACAAACTGCAGCCTGCCAACAAACCTAGCCCCATCCGCCGCCTCTCCAAGAGACTCCTACACCTGCCCAGCAAGGCAGAGCTGCTCTCCTCCACCTTCAGCAAGGACAAGTCCAAGAGCTGCTCCATCATGTGAACACTGCTGAGATCACACTGGGGGcgaacagacagaaaaaggagtTGGTGTGCGAGGAAAAGAGAGCAATGATTTCTACAAAGCATCTCTCTCTTTTGCAGCCTCCTCCCCGCCAACCACTCCACAAAAAGTTTGTTACACTCTCTGTGTTCAACTCCAACGCTGGACTCTGATCATGACATCACCAGCGAACACTGCAGAGagagttaaaaatgtttaatgttaaaaataattctgaTCTATTAAATGCACCTGTACAAAGGGAGCATAGCAGGCCCTTTAAGACCTCTCGGATTCCTCCAGTTTTTGAGAGCCTAAATTAGGTCAGTGCCTCCTCTTTCCAAAGTGCTTGTAAGCACTGCATTTTATGGCATTACTCTGATGAGACCCATTTTAAATTCTGGTTGCGGTGCCCTTTTCCATCCATTTAATTTCCTGAATGTCTTTAAGGTCAGGATGTTAGCTGGTCGACGAGATGAAATGTTAAATCTGACAGTGACAGGAAGTGGTATCTACAGAAATGTGGCTCTGGGATTTCAAAACGGCGGCCcttaaagaaatgatttttcCCATCCAGCTGACAGTGAAGGTAAAAGGGGGTAAAGAAGGGAGGGATTTGGAAGCAGAGTGTTCATCAGTAAAGGCAGTCAGAGGACGAACTGAGCGCACGTTTGAAGGACTGAGTGTGACTCAGCACTCGCATGAGCACCAAGAGAGTCGAGGGGCGGACATGATGTGACAGAAGGAGCACAAAATCATGGCATGAGCATGTTTTACTCAGATCCCCTTTTATTCCCCCTCACCACAACAGTCCTAatagtttctttattttaggATGCATCATTTCAATGTTCTCAGCTTTCTCAGTCAATACACACATGGCTCATTTTCCCCATCTAGAGTTGTTAATGGATACCAGCTTTTGACCagcaaaatactttttttctggACCTTTAAAATATGAAGCTAAAAGAATTAATGTTTACACTTGCCAAACTGTTTTTGTTCCAAAAGGAGgattataaatgttgtttttgtaatccTTTGCCTCATaggctttttgaaaatgtcctcAACCTTGGACTGCTAAATGTTATGAACATTTAACCAAGATGCTGTCATTTCCAACCTGAATTAAAGTGCTGAAGGGATGTTTCTTCTTAAACCCAGAAACAAACATTACCCTGGTTTCCTCATCACAAGTTAACCAATGGGATAAttctattggattttggataattaaagtaaaagctTCAAAATGAACTTCAATGGGGTGTTTACTGATAATTATGTCACAGAAATTAATTAAGATATCCTAAGCTTGTGTTAATCACAGACCCTATTTCAAACCTCTAACCAAAAACccattgactttgagatgaAGGAACTGGAGGTGTAACAATGTTAACTTAATCCTGTGCTATCTATAGCTGCATCGACAATAACCGTCCTGAGAGGACATGGAGAAGGTTACATTGAATCACACAAACAGGCTGGTCCTGGTTTctttgcttccttttttctgcttcaaacacattttaattctaACTTCACTTAAAAGTATTCCTTAAATGTTCCATTTTCTGAGAAGCTTTTTTCTGGATGTCTCTACTTGCTTctggctgttttgtttttttgtagctGTTGTTGTATTTACTCAAGTCTCCTGGCATTAGCGGGCTGTTGACAGCTCGGCTAATGGAGGTCTTGATGATTTGTGGGTCctttctctttatacatccatggtccGCACCGAGGAACCCCCAACACTAGAGCTTTACgtgttgcctggcaacagagTGAACAAGGGCCAGGCGTTTGTGTCACGCTGAGACACAAAGAGGGAGGGATGGCTCTCCCAGAGAGCGCctcaccttttttatttgtagcaTTAGACAGAAGCCACTGCAAAGGAGGAGGCTGGACATTTGACAGAGTGGGAGGTCTGCTCAAGATCTCCACGTGGTTTTAAAGTACCCATGctggtgcattgtgggaaacaTGTTGTCTGAAACATATCTCTGTAGCTTCAGTTATTTCAATATGAAGTCATCATTCAGTGTTTATCTCTTGCTCATTTTCTGAAGGACAGGCTTGTTTTGTTGTACATATCCTTCCTAAAAACGGTTTATTATAAATCTCTAAAATGAATGTTACTGAAGCAAAACATGTGTGTCACGTTGCCTTTTATGGTTCTAAATTATTGACTGAATTCTGTATTTGTTACTGTCATACttctttaaatctttatttaaataaatatgtctgaAGTTCATTTGCaagtcagtgttttatttctatgtTAAACCCATAAGTAACAgacaataaaatgttgattgatGTACTGATAGAACTGCAGATAGACTCACAAGTTCAACCTCGAAAAATATCATTTACACTAAGGAGGATTTATGAAAGTCGCACCAGTAGTTTCTTCCACCATCCGGCTGACAAACAAAGGACACAAAGCAACTACAATCCAAAGGGAAAACAACCATTTTGGTAAAGGTAATTCATTTTGAAGTGAACATGTCAGCGTTCATTTCTGCAATAAATCCATTAGAAATGGGTCTTTGGATATACTGATCACGGATTATTCAGAAAAACACGTTACTGTAAgacaaacattataaaatactgtatatgtatcAACACGTTCTTTTGCACACTTCATGTAAGATGTCCAACATTCAAAAGGGCAGCTTTGTCTGTTCCGTTTAGAGCagtggtttcatttatttattgcactAATGACATGTTACAAGCAGCTCTATTTGTGCAGATGAGTTAAAGGACAGAAGAACTTTCAAAGCTTCGTGAGGGAAAGAAAGACTGATAGCTTGGCAACAGATTGTCTATTTTGTCTTAGGAAAGAATGATAACATAAACCTGTTTCTCAGGTCAGGGTCACAGTAGATCACTACACCCTAATAATACAGATAACATATACGTTTAGTTCCCAGATATCGTAGTAAGAATGTctccagtttttgttttaaaatgaaatgcgGTCGGGAGGCATCAAAGTTAACTTTTTTGTTCAGTCCCTGTGGTCTGTGTGGCCTACAATTAGATGATGATGGCAGCTACACAGTGTGGTGCCAAAACAAGCCTGTGGATGTTATACCACTGAAGCA
The Eleginops maclovinus isolate JMC-PN-2008 ecotype Puerto Natales chromosome 1, JC_Emac_rtc_rv5, whole genome shotgun sequence genome window above contains:
- the LOC134869422 gene encoding rho-related GTP-binding protein Rho6-like; translated protein: MKERRLTQPCVARCKLVLVGDVQCGKTAMLQVLAKDCYPETYVPTVFENYTSCLDLEDQRVELSLWDTSGSPYYDNVRPLCYSDSDAVLLCFDISRPDTVDSALKKWKAEIQDFCPSTRILLIGCKTDLRTDVCTRMELSNQKQTPVSHEQGLSFAKQLGAETYLECSAFTSEKSINSVFRTAALACMNKLQPANKPSPIRRLSKRLLHLPSKAELLSSTFSKDKSKSCSIM